TCTGATCGCAACTCAGCTCCCGAGGAAAAGGAGTGCTCATTTCCCTGTAAAGAGTCCTGCCAGTTTCTACTTtcactttccctttcccttttgtaACGTCAGCTGAAGGGAAACAAGCAGAAAGGAACCAGAGGCCACTTGTATATATAGGTCTCTTCGGCATTTATTGGTGGCAGAAGAGGAAGATTTCTGAAGAGTGCAGCTGCCTGAACCGCAGCCCTGCCGAACAGCTGAGAATTGCACGGCAACCATGAGGTAAAGATTTTCCCTTCGTATCCGATAGCGCTGTTGAGTCATCTTGTCCAATGCAAATCCTGAGTAGGTATGCTCCCAAAGAGGGCCAGCTCCATTTTAATGTTTGTTTACGGCCTTACTATGCCTTTACCGCTGTCGGTTGTAAATCTGTCTTAGCAATGCTGATTTGTTCCCTCCTAAACAATCTTCTGCTTCACACTGGCAAGCTTCCTAAATTCATCTCCAGAACTGCTCGCCTGGGGAACTGAGTTGCAATCAGAGAAAGAAGGCAGCAGAGAGGGATGTTTCATCCGCCCGGCGCTTCACTTAAAGATGGGTCTGGGGGCATTGCTCTTGTGCACTGTCCCTCTCTTATTTCATATTCGAAAGGACTAAGTTGGGGACTCGTAATACAATTATTTAACAAAAGGGTTCTTTTCAGCAGATACTGTTAAAGATATACACAGAATAGCAAACCCCACTTCCTGCTAAGgtgaattttacttttaatgtagTCCTTCGTCTCAGATTTGCACAAAGGCTGGTAAACTTAAATATTTTCACCCCAAAATGCTACTGATTGGTTAGAGTCCTCCTGAGCATGAATTAGAGATGGAGTGCTTGGAGAAAATAGTTCTCACCTCTAACATTCCCTTCTATCCCCAAAACATGAGACTGCCTTGGAGAGGAAGTGTTAGCTCATTGAGTAGGAAGGGAACTATTTTCTCCAGTTTGAGGGTGGGGTGGCCGGACCTGGATGCCTCACCCTTATTCTGGGAGCTCTGGAATCCCGTGTTACGAACCCCAGTGCTTACTTCCTATGAGACACCTTGTCCTACTTCTGTGAGGTTCCTGATTTCTCTTCTTGAAACGATATTATTTCCTGCTAGTTTAAATGTTCtgcctgatttaaaaaaagagagagagagaaaaagatttgAGATatttacagatttctttttttgtggtcaCCCAGAATCTATAGAACCCTTTTCTTATTTGTTAGAATTTTAGCATGGTCTTAGAATTCTTGCCATTATGATACAGACCCATCCCTCCTTCTTGCTTTCCTTATTCTCTATCTATCGTGACTTTCACTGGGCATTGCTCTTGTGCCctaagacagtggttctcaaaattgaGCATGCATAAAAATTGCCTGGACAGCTTATTAAGGACAGAGTTCTAGGGTCAATTCCCCAGAGATTCTCATTAAGTGGGTCTGGGTTGGAGTCTGAGGATGTGTATTTCTAAAAGGTTCCTCCGTGATTCTGAGACGGCTCCAAGAAACTGTGGTGGTAGCCTTAGTTCTGAGCCTGGTTGCTAATGTCACTGCTGCTTTTATCCAGATAAGAGGCAACGGAAgaaattgttgttgttgtgtatACAACTGGAACTTCTATAGGAATCAGGAGAATAGGTCCTCAGAAGCCAGAGCCCAGGAAGCAAGTGTCTGAGACCGACTTCTCTAACTTAACAGTGAAAATAAGAACCCAAAATCAAGCAGTAAAGTTGGATGCCTTTTAAATGGCTGCTCAAAGGGATTTTACATAAGTGTGTATATTAAATGTCTCTATCCTGCAAATGCACAATGGACTTTATGTTTTATATGGTGGAGATAATCTCAATTCTATttactctctctgtttcttttgtaaaatgagaaaggaGCTAAGGAGTGTATGTGTTAAGGGAATGAGTACCCAAACTGAAATGGAAGTTGGAAATGGAATTGAGAGGGAGCAAGGAAGCTAGAGTGAGTCTTCAGGTGTTAGGATGCGTGCCGCACATGCTTGGGATCTGAGAGTGGCCGTATTCTGTAGGACTCACCATATTCTGTAATGAGTGCAGTACAGTAAAGAGTATGACTTGGATGCACATGGAGAAAACACAGGGTCTGAGCCCTCCGAGCTCCCCAGTGTCCTGTTCTGATCCTCCTGGGGTCACTGCAGTCCTACCAATGGTCCTGCGAGGCACTCTAGGAACTTTAAATCAGTTCCTGCTCATCTCTGTTTCTTGGAACAAATGGAGACTTAATTATCCCaagcagaataaacaaacaaacaaacaaacaaacaaaaataggatGGAAAACAGGCAGGAGTTTATAGGAAGGACCCGCCTTCCATTCAAAGCTCCAAATAGGTCTTAGCAAAGAGTCAGGTTGTCTAAGCCTCTTGATGTAACTAACCCCAGGGACGGGAGCCCTGGAGTGCTTGACTTGGTATCAGGCATCCTAATGGCAGCAGCATTCCCGTTGAAAAGCTCATGTcgggagccgggcgcggtggctcaagcctgtaattccagcattttgggaggccaagacgggcggatcacgaggtcaggagatcgagaccatcctggctaatacggtgaaaccccgtctctactaaaaaatacaaaaaaaaaaaaaaaaaaacaaaaactagccgggcgaggtgacgggcgcctgtagtcccagctactccggaggctgaggcaggagaatggcgtaaacccgggaggcggagcttgcattgagctgagatccggccactgcactccagcccaggcaacagagcgagactctgtctcaaaaagaaagaaagagagagagagagagagagagaagagagagagagagaaggaaggaaggaaggaaggaaggaaggaaggaaggaaggaaggaaggaaggaaggaaggaaggaaggaaggagaggtcaCATAATCTTCTATCTAGACATATATTTCAAAAGTGATCCTGCCACATTGCATGACATTCCAGATATCTATTGGTTGCATAAGAAGCCATACTATTTAGAAATATAGCTCCTGATACAAGGGTTGCTGTACAGacaccacaaaagaaaaaagttttaagtaaGAAAAAGCAACATTACAGAGACTCCAACACACAGACAGTGCTGAGAAACAATTTGGGGCGTGGAATGTTACTCATCTCCAAAGTAATTCGAAGTACaggcttttgttcatttttctgtttgctgGTTTTTTtcggttgttttttgttgttgttttgttttctttgttttgttttgttttttggtttggttggttttggtttatttatttattttgaggaccAACACTGAAGGGAATGGAAAATCTTTCCAGGAGAGTCCTAAGGGTACCCTAAAGGAAAAAGAGCCCTTTCTATAAGAAAAGGAGCTAGTGGCCTTGTGAGCCTTCCCTGTAGCTGCACTTCCTGCCCCTTGTTATAAAAGCAAAAcgcagaagagaaaaataacacttcaaaaaaattaaaacaatcaagTACAAAATTACTGATAGAGAAACTCAATGAGATGTATTAAGAACAGAAATCACCAGTTTAAGAAGTAGAggtatgggggtggggggaaggaaaaaaattacattttattccaaaataaatgtttaagataTTGCTAACATAAATAATACTtgaaattaaatgagagaataatacaaaagcagataaaatgagtaaaaattcAGAATGGTTGAAAATAAGATTCAAatggttaaaatggaaaaattcaacaaaaaaaaatgaaaacgtaGCATCATAAAGTAATAAAccaatacaaaataaaaccaatCTGATAAAAGCTCAGAAAGTTtgaatagacaaaataaatgaagGCTTTATTAAAAGCTGAAATAGACAGAAAATCGAAAGTGGTCAAGATTTCTTTAAAGGCAAATGAAGGAAAACTAAGGAATTAAGAATATcaaagataggccgggcgcggtggctcaagcctgtaatcccagcactttgggaggccgagacgggcggatcacgaggtcaggagatcgagaccatcctggctaacatggtgaaaccctgtctctactaaaaatacaaaaaactagccgggcgacgtggcgggcacctatagtcccagctactcgggaggctgaggcaggagaatggcgtgaactcgggaggcggagcttgcagtgagctgagatccggccactgcactccagcctgggtggcagagcgaaacgccgtctcaaaaaaaaaaaaaaaaaaaaaaaaaaaaaaaaaaagaatatcaaagaTAAAACGAAGCTGCATTTCAGAGGGATGAGAAATTAAAATCAGTATGCCAAAACATCAAAAgactaaaaaattataaagctgaaattttcaaaatacaaaagtgaAGCTAGGGAAGAAtgaagaacagaaacaaaaagcaatgaaaaacatTTACTTCTTTAAAACTACATAAATAAAACCAAGCCTCCACAGAGGCCCTCAAAAGCAGAGAGCAGAGCTATTTAGCAAAAACTGTCTTATTCATGAAAACCTAGCCACAGACTCAGAGAACAACCCACTGCCCTCGCCCTAATTCTTCTGCTGCTCGCAGTCTCTAAACTCCTGCTACAACATGCGGGAATTAACAATATGGCAAAACAtattatagaaagaaaagaaggagactTTCTCTGATTTGTGTTAACAGTCTTTAGGAGGAGGAGAATTTTGTTTGCCATGCTCCCATTTCTTGACATATAAATCTATTTCTCAAAGTGTCCATCTTTCTGTTTTTACCTACAGTGAGAACACTAAGAATTCCTTGGAGAGCAGCCTACGGCAATTAAAATGCCATTTCACCTGGAACTTGATGGAGGGAGAAAATTCCTTGGATGATTTTGAAGACAAAGTATTTTACCGGACTGAGTTTCAGAATCGTGAATTCAAAGCCACAATGTGCAACCTACTGGCCTATCTAAAGCACCTCAAAGGCCAAAACGAGGAAGCCCTGGAATGCTTATGTAAAGCTGAAGAGTTAATCCAGCAAGAACATGCTGACCAAGCAGAAATCAGAAGTCTGGTCACCTGGGGAAACTATGCCTGGGTCTACTATCACATGGGCCGACTCTCAGACGCTCAGATTTATGTAGACAAGGTGAAGCACATCTGTGAGAAGTTTTCCAGTCCCTACAGAATTGAGAGTCCGGAGCTTGACTGTGAGGAAGGGTGGACACGGTTAAAGTGTGGAGGAAACCAAAATGAAAGAGCGAAGGTGTGCTTTGAGAAGGCTCTGGAAAAGAAACCAGAGAACCCAGAATTCACCTCTGGACTGGCAATAGCAAGCTACCGTCTGGACAACTGGCCACCATCTCAGAACGCCATTGACCCTCTGAGGCAAGCCATTCAGCTGAATCCTGACAACCAGTACCTTAAAGTCCTCCTGGCTCTGAAGCTTCATAAGATGCGtgaagaaggtgaagaggaaggtgaaggagagaaGTTAGTTCAAGAAGCCTTGGAGAAAGCCCCAGGTATAACAGATGTACTTCGCAGTGCAGCAAAGTTTTATCGAAGAAAAGATGAGCCAGACAAAGCTATTGAACTGCTTAAAAAGGCTTTAGAATACCTACCGGACAATGCCTACCTGCATTGCCAGATTGGGTGTTGCTATAGGGCAAAAGTCCTCCAAGTAATGAATCTAAGAGAGAATGGAATATATGGGAAAAGAAAGTTACTGGAACTAATAGGACACGCTGTGGCTCATCTGAAGAAAGCTGATGAGGCCAATGATAATCTCTTCCGTGTCTGTTCCTTTCTTGCCAGCCTCCATGCTCTAGCAGATCAGTATGAAGAAGCAGAGTATTACTTCCAAAAGGAATTCAGTAAAGAGCTTACTCCTGTAGCGAAACAACTGCTCCATCTGCGGTATGGCAACTTTCAGCTGTATCAAATGAAGTGTGAAGACAAGGCCATCCACCACTTTATAGAGGGTgtaaaaataaaccagaaatcaagggagaaagaaaagatgaaagacaaaCTGCAAAAAATTGCCAAAATGCGACTTTCTAAAAATGGAGCAGATTCTGAGGCTTTGCATGTCTTGGCATTCCTTCAGGAGCTGAATGAAAAAATGCAACGAGCAGATGAAGACTCTGAGAGGGGTTTGGAGTCTGGAAGCCTCATCCCTTCAGCATCAAGCTGGAATGGGGAATGAAGAATAGAGATGTGGTGCCCACTAGGCTACTGCTGAAAGGGAGCTGAAATTCCTCCACCAAGTTGGTATTCAAAATATGTAATGACTGATATGGCAAAAGATTGGACTAAGACACTGGCCATACCACTGGACAGGACTATGTTAATTGCTGGGTCTTCAGAAAGTCCAAGGAGTTCTGGGAGAGGGACCAAATTGGGGGGTAGGTCCAAGGGCTTGGTGATAGAATTATTTCTCAGTTGACTTCTTGAGTGCAGTTTGAACTGTAACATTTGCTTAGTCACCTTTAGTGGAGTAGTCCACTGGACTTGTTTCTATGTTTATATAAAGCAGCCAAATCCTTCATGTAATATTGAAGTCCATTTTTGCAATGTTGTTCCATATTTGGAGTCATTTTGCATCCCATAGAGGTTAGTCCTGCATAGCCAGTAATGTGCTAAGTTCATCCAAAAGCTGAGGGCCAAAGTCTAAATAGGGCTTGGTATCCCCcatctctcacctctgcctccttcctcctccctcccagtcTATCATCAATCTTAAGTATTCTACACAAGGTGAATTCAAGTGCCTGATTAATTGAGGTGGCAACATAGTTGAGAAGAGAGCAGAGAACAGGAAGAGACATAGCTAGAAGCAATGGGTACAAAAAGCAATGTGTACAAGACTTTCAGCAAGTATAGAGAGAGTTCACCTCTACTCTGCCCTCCTCATAGTCATAATGTAACAtgtaaagaatgaaaatggaTTCTGTACAATATGCTAGAAACCAAcataatgtatttctttaaaacctgtgtggaaaaaataaatgttccacCTGTAGGAATAGGGAaaaagtaaccaaaagagagaaagagaaaggaatgctgGTTTATCTTTGTAGATTGTAAtcaaattttcaatattttcaatattttagccactgttaggaattttttttggtaaaatgaagACTGACTTTGTTCAAATGCTTTCATGAACCTGGTTTGAGATGATAGGAAAGCAAAAAATGGGGAACCTTGTGACTAAGGGCCTGGTGCAAGGTCTTGGGAAATGCCATTGACAATAGATGGTGGGGTTTTCCCCTCTTTGGAAATGTTGGATATTAAGTGATATAAACACTTCTAACTCTGAAAATCTTCTGAGaaatcccaaaattcatgttgttCTTGGTCAATTGGGATTTTCTAGGTAGATACTGAATGGCCTAGACATCAAAGTTGGTGTGAACCAAAATAGAGTCAGCTGACCCAGCATGAGACCATCA
The window above is part of the Rhinopithecus roxellana isolate Shanxi Qingling chromosome 11, ASM756505v1, whole genome shotgun sequence genome. Proteins encoded here:
- the IFIT2 gene encoding interferon-induced protein with tetratricopeptide repeats 2, yielding MSENTKNSLESSLRQLKCHFTWNLMEGENSLDDFEDKVFYRTEFQNREFKATMCNLLAYLKHLKGQNEEALECLCKAEELIQQEHADQAEIRSLVTWGNYAWVYYHMGRLSDAQIYVDKVKHICEKFSSPYRIESPELDCEEGWTRLKCGGNQNERAKVCFEKALEKKPENPEFTSGLAIASYRLDNWPPSQNAIDPLRQAIQLNPDNQYLKVLLALKLHKMREEGEEEGEGEKLVQEALEKAPGITDVLRSAAKFYRRKDEPDKAIELLKKALEYLPDNAYLHCQIGCCYRAKVLQVMNLRENGIYGKRKLLELIGHAVAHLKKADEANDNLFRVCSFLASLHALADQYEEAEYYFQKEFSKELTPVAKQLLHLRYGNFQLYQMKCEDKAIHHFIEGVKINQKSREKEKMKDKLQKIAKMRLSKNGADSEALHVLAFLQELNEKMQRADEDSERGLESGSLIPSASSWNGE